In the Pleurodeles waltl isolate 20211129_DDA chromosome 3_1, aPleWal1.hap1.20221129, whole genome shotgun sequence genome, CTCATTCTTTTTGCTCTCCAGAGACCCCTCCACCGATAAATCCAACTTCCACAGCTGCATGACCAGCATCGTGGACTGAATGAAGGACCGCAGCCTCAAGctcaataccaaaaaaatataagtCCTACTGTTTGGAAACACCTCCTCACCTAGGAATGAGTCCTGCTGGCCTGCCGAGATGGGACTCCCCAATTACCCCTGCGAACCACACCAGAAACTCAGAAATAATAATTGACAACAAACTCAAATGAAGAGCCAGATCAACaacgtctcctccgcctgctttctgaccctctgcatgctccacaagatcttcaaaaGGCTCCCAGTCGCCACTAGATGTACCGTCACACAAGCCCCCGTAACAAGCTGCCTAGTCCACGGTAACGCACTTCATGCCTGACTCACCAGACGCCACAGGAAAAATCTTCAAATTATCCAGAACTCAGCTGTcagactcatcttggacctccCAAAACGAACCCACACCACGCGCCCCACCTAAGGAACCTTCACTGGTTCTCAGTACACAAACTATGACAATTCAAGCTTCTAACGCACGCTTATAAACCCCTGCACAACCTAGGACCTGCCTGCCTCAGCCACTACCTGAATTTCCACCGCCCCTCCAGACTGCTTTGCTCTGCCTCGCTTTCCCTCACCCCGTGAATATGCTGCAGCACCTATGGTGGTCAATTCTTCTCCTCCCTCGCAGCAAAGGACTGGAATAGCCTTCCCGCTGACCTATGAACCGCCCCCTCTATCCAGGAGTTCAGAAGAGGTCTCAAGACCTAATTGTTCAACTGAGGCAATCGCAGCTTTCGCCGCAACAGGATACACTCACCAGTGataagtgtgctctacaaatcctgatGATTGGTTGATATTAAAAAGACAGATACGTTTCAGTTTAAAAAATCTTTCAGTATGCAATCACTGCACATCTGTGCACATTAATCTTTGAAAAGCTAAGGAAACTGATTTGATAAAATGTGTGTTCCTACTTTTTTCCATAAATAGTACATAATTTAACATATTTAACTTTTTTGTCATTTGATATTCTTAAAGAGAATGTATAATATTGTATAAATAACATTCTATACCTGATCTGCCAGGTGGATCTCGGACTGGTGGCGGCGGCCTCTCATTTGCTGCTGGAGGAAGAGGAGCTGAACGTGGTGTCACAGGTGAGGCATTTGAAGATAACCCAACTAAAGACATATTTCGCTGGGGAAGACGGGGCATTTCTTCATTTCCACCTGGAACTGGAGGTATTGGCAGTGCACCTGGTctgtttggaggtggaggtggtggaggagggccttgattGCCAGGTGAAGGTCGTGGGGTGGATGGGACTGGGGGCTTATTGTTTTGAGGTGGCGGTGGAGGAGGAACATCTCTGGTGAGTGGTGGCCTATTTcctgctggaggaggagggggcctgtCATCTACACTAAATGATGGCCTATTTCCTGCTGGAAGGGGTGGGGGCCTGTCATCTACACTGAATGATGGTCTATTTCCTGCTGGAAGGGGCGGGGGCCTGTCATCTACAGTGAATGATGGCTTATTTCctcctggagggggtgggggcctcTCATCCATAGGCCTTCCaactgaaggaggaggaggtggtcgATTTAAAAATGGAACTGAAGGTGTTGACGGTGATGTCTGACGGGCATGCCCTCCAAAACTTGCGTTTCTGCTTGGTGGAAAGGCTGGAGGTGTAGACCCTACACTTCCCTGCCGGCTAACTCCTGGTAGAGGAAGGGAACCCTTGCTTTGCAGAGATGATGGGATGGGCCTTGGTGTGTTGggtacaggaggaggaggagtatgaCCGCCTTCAAACTTTGAAGAAAATTCAGGTCTTGGTGGTGGCATTCGGCTTCTCTGTGGCTCTGGCACATTGCTTCTTGGCCCAAATGATGGCACTGGCCCTCTTGGAGTATTACTTGGTGGTAAAAATGGCCTTGCAGTTGTAGATTTTCCGCCTGGTGGTAGCACTACAGATCTACTTCCTCCTGAATCTTTAAAATAAAGTGACAATGGCAAAAGTTAATCACATAAAACGTCACAGCTCTATAGCGAATACATTTACATAAAAACGTATTTTCCATCATTCATCTTTTAAATAAATTCtattggaagaatgcaaagactactGACACaaatgtgctttacatgttaatcatatctacctgtcaaagtttaaGGAAATGGAAACTATAAAGCAATTTTGTTTACTTGTCTGATTAAAGAGGTAGACATGAGTAATCATTTCTAATCAAGGAAGCGACACCTCACCATCCATTCCATTCACTGTTGTATGTTTCCACCAAATGTAGGTTTACCAGATGACTCCGTGTAACCAAGGACGCAGTGATGCAGCCCAGgtctttcttttacaaatcaatgttttcaggtgtgttagttTGATTGGATCAGCTTAGGTGAATAAAGATTACAGATGCCGTCagatattacattaaaaaaaaaatgactggagCATCACAAACTTAGTGGCAAGGTGTCACCTGGTACCTTTAACTAAATGCAAACATACTGATTGACTAAACCATTTCGGAGCTCACAAATTT is a window encoding:
- the WIPF1 gene encoding WAS/WASL-interacting protein family member 1, with protein sequence MPVPPPPPPPAPPPTFSQANTEKPSLNRSEQVGRNALLSDIHKGRKLKKAVTVDKSAPLIEKPKGSGGGGGGGGGGSLGGGGGGSSGPGFGGGGGPGLGGLFQGGMPKLKSAGSRGNDSGGSRSVVLPPGGKSTTARPFLPPSNTPRGPVPSFGPRSNVPEPQRSRMPPPRPEFSSKFEGGHTPPPPVPNTPRPIPSSLQSKGSLPLPGVSRQGSVGSTPPAFPPSRNASFGGHARQTSPSTPSVPFLNRPPPPPSVGRPMDERPPPPPGGNKPSFTVDDRPPPLPAGNRPSFSVDDRPPPLPAGNRPSFSVDDRPPPPPAGNRPPLTRDVPPPPPPQNNKPPVPSTPRPSPGNQGPPPPPPPPNRPGALPIPPVPGGNEEMPRLPQRNMSLVGLSSNASPVTPRSAPLPPAANERPPPPVRDPPGRSGPLPPPPPPVVNRNGSVTRPSPTAPFPPRGGMETPRGGSRPPLPPERPGSGQPPPPLPPSIPPSVRNGFKESCEDDWETRFSFHPVSDFPPPEPFVPLNKSYPSKLMRNENRGGSGRKERGAPPLPPIPR